A window of Primulina tabacum isolate GXHZ01 chromosome 4, ASM2559414v2, whole genome shotgun sequence contains these coding sequences:
- the LOC142541286 gene encoding uncharacterized protein LOC142541286 — protein MNFLIWNVRGLRSSESQQRLHAHVKDKRVKILAILEPMIDLDVRFMTRRFGFSRVISNSSGHIWVFFAEDVMVECLFDHTQFLHFRVSATFLPTTVFCSFVYAKCDYIERRQLWNSLLQVKPAQGPWLVGGDFNVVRNSSECLGSSVPVFASGPSSFRFQSMWLRHHGFLQTVRLNWNLPCHLNGMPRLFVKLKRLKSHLKWWNKSVFGDLFAKLAEAEQAVRIAEADCEAAPSDLHWTSLSNCNADLARVTAMEADFWRQKAACRWLEDGERNTKLFHNMVKKKRVANKIFRIWDNGSCITSPELIQQSGAAFFQNLLTGDPFVLSCPDFSDFPLVISDLENANIAAPPSLEEDVFDAVLDFFRGSPLPQGFTATTITLIPKVMGAQAWSDFRPISLCNVTNKIISKLLYSRLKEVAERLVSWNQSGFVPGRGPMVFSVGCLEALWLFRAVNINGSLTGFFGSTRGLRQGDPLSPLLFILGAEYLSRGLDRLYRQYPAIRYRSGCDLLLSHLAYADDIIIFANGGTREMNSLMDFLHHYENCSGQLVNAVKSVIILPPRCSGRTRSRLLRITGFGEGCFPIKYLGVPLFRGNRVCSLFDPLVQMVSKKLEGWELKTLSPGSRMTLLRSVLLSVPIYMFQVVQPPLAVMERLENVFNGFLWGSRSLDKKWHWARWSRACLPVSEGGLGFRRLKDIVDSFSIKLWFRFRQGSSLWAKFMMRKYCQLVHPAYVSSAGFISPTWRRLLKIRARAESGIRWRIGVGDVAFWDDIWCGDVPLSSQVLLRGDRVVPPSVAETITLIPIASGEPDSAIWVHSSDGVFSLKSAWELVRLRDQVSDIFTPCWGSWLRPTMSFFLWRFWHQWLPVDDVLQRRGFELASKCQCCEMPETFTHIFIDSPLARSVWHYFGAVFHVRIPLTSDFRLFLSAWKRHPGWTPRGHVKEFLPFIVLWFLWTARNDAKHRHLHISAETVKSQILSYLRLAHAASTVKPMHWRGVLQAARAMGIFVQLRRARKLTIVRWLRPPFGCFKLNVDGSSRGSPGDSTVGGVVRDSSGHVTLAHDVCILVCSEWVSALFLLVLSFGTFMVPGGRLLLVLLGRRISYCRGVCWMSWWIHGVLSKGSSASYDMFVRLLLHGIEISALLIQMLDIFCSGGIAIYILLCDRHYWTLQDDSSGMRAFAWTLRSSRHYHFVFLSMRFIALLLFD, from the exons atgaattttctcatatggaATGTCAGGGGGCTCCGGAGCTCGGAGTCTCAACAAAGGCTACATGCCCACGTTAAAGATAAGAGAGTCAAGATCTTGGCTATTTTGGAAcccatgattgatctggatGTTCGTTTTATGACTCGTCGTTTTGGTTTTTCTCGAGTTATATCGAACTCCTCGGGTCATATCTGGGTTTTCTTTGCTGAGGATGTCATGGTTGAGTGTCTTTTTGATCACACTCAATTCCTTCACTTCCGGGTTTCTGCTACTTTTTTGCCGACCACTGTCTTTTGTTCCTTTGTTTATGCTAAGTGTGACTACATTGAGCGCAGACAGCTTTGGAATTCTTTGCTTCAGGTTAAGCCTGCTCAGGGTCCTTGGCTTGTTGGTGGCGACTTTAATGTAGTCAGGAATTCGTCGGAGTGTTTGGGTTCTTCTG TCCCGGTCTTTGCTAGTGGGCCGAGTTCTTTTCGCTTTCAGAGCATGTGGCTcaggcaccatggttttttgcagacggtgaggcttaattggaatttaCCGTGTCATTTGAACGGTATGCCCCGTCTTTTTGTGAAGTTGAAGCGCCTCAAAAGCCATCTGAAGTGGTGGAATAAGAGTGTTTTTGGTGATCTTTTTGCCAAACTTGCTGAGGCGGAGCAGGCTGTCCGGATTGCTGAGGCAGATTGCGAGGCTGCTCCTTCGGATTTGCATTGGACTAGTTTGTCCAATTGCAATGCAGATCTTGCTAGGgttaccgccatggaggcggatttttggcggCAAAAAGCCGCTTGTAGGtggttagaggatggtgagaggaacaccaaactcttccaCAATATGGTCAAGAAAAAAAGGGTGGCTAATAAAATCTTTCGTATTTGGGATAATGGCTCTTGCATTACTTCCCCTGAGCTTATTCAGCAGTCTGGGGCCGCCTTTTTTCAAAACCTGCTTACTGGGGATCCTTTTGTGCTTTCTTGCCCGGATTTTTCTGATTTCCCCTTGGTGATCTCGGATTTGGAGAACGCAAATATTGCTGCCCCTCCTTCTTTGGAGGAG gatgtttttgatgcGGTCCTGGATTTCTTTCGGGGTAGTCCCTTGCCACAGGGgtttactgccaccacgatcACATTGATTCCCAAAGTCATGGGAGCTCAGGCTTGGTCGGACTTTCGTCCTATCAGCTTGTGTAATGTGACTAATAAGATAATTTCCAAACTTTTATATTCTCGGCTGAAGGAGGTGGCGGAGAGGCTGGTTTCGTGGAATCAGAGTGGCTTTGTTCCAGGGCGG GGTCCAATGGTCTTTTCTGTTGGATGTCTTGAGGCATTATGGCTTTTCAGAGCAG ttaatatcaatggttcaCTCACTGGATTCTTTGGATCCACTAGGGGTCTCCGGCAGGGCGACCCTTTGTCCccacttcttttcattttgggggcagAGTACCTTTCGCGTGGTCTTGATCGTCTTTATCGTCAGTATCCTGCGATTAGGTACCGATCTGGTTGTGATCTCCTTCTTTCCCAcctggcctatgctgatgatatcattatttttgccaatggtgggacTCGTGAGATGAACAGTCTCATGGATTTTTTGCATCACTATGAAAACTGCTCGGGGCAGTTGGTGAATGCAGTTAAGAGTGTCAttattttgcctccgaggtgttCTGGTCGTACTCGTTCCCGTCTCCTTCGTATCACTGGGTTTGGGGAGGGTTGTTTTCCTATCAAATACCTCGGAGTTCCTTTGTTTCGTGGGAATAGAGTTTGCTCTCTTTTTGATCCCCTTGTGCAGATGGTGAGTAAGAAGTTGGAGGGTTGGGAGCTTAAAACTCTTTCCCCGGGGAGCCGTATGACTCTCCTTAGGAGTGTCCTCCTTTCGGTTCCCATTTACATGTTCCAGGTAGTCCAGCCACCTCTGGCAGTTATGGAGAGGCTTGAGAATGTTTTCAATGGTTTCCTGTGGGGATCCAGATCCTTGGataagaaatggcattgggcgaGGTGGTCTCGTGCATGTCTTCCTGTCTCTGAAGGGGGTCTTGGATTTCGCAGGCTCAAAGATATtgtggatagcttctccattAAATTATGGTTTCGTTTTCGTCAAGGTTCATCCCTATGGGCCAAATTCATGATGAGAAAATACTGCCAGTTGGTGCATCCAGCTTATGTTTCATCTGCTGGgttcatttctcccacttggcgtcGTTTGCTTAAGATTAGGGCTCGTGCTGAATCTGGCATTCGATGGAGAATTGGGGTGGGAGATGTTGCTTTTTGGGATGACATCTGGTGTGGGGATGTTCCCTTGTCTAGTCAGGTCCTGCTTAGGGGGGATCGGG TTGTCCCACCCTCTGTTGCTGAGACTATTACTCTGATCCCTATTGCATCGGGGGAGCCCGATTCGGCTATTTGGGTGCATAGTTCTGACGGTGTTTTTTCGCTGAAATCCGCATGGGAGCTTGTCCGCTTGAGAGACCAAGTTTCTGATATCTTCACTCCTTGCTGGGGCAGTTGGCTGAGGCCTACTATGTCTTTCTTCCTCTGgaggttttggcatcaatggCTTCCAGTTGACGATGTGCTCCAGCGTCGTGGTTTCGAGCTGGCGTCtaaatgtcagtgttgtgagatgCCTGAGACATTCACGCACATTTTCATTGATAGCCCTCTTGCCAGGTCTGTATGGCATTACTTTGGGGCTGTTTTTCATGTCCGTATTCCCCTTACCAGTGATTTCAGACTCTTCCTCAGTGCTTGGAAGAGGCATCCGGGGTGGACTCCTAGGGGCCACGTGAAGGAGTTTTTGCCTTTCATTGTTTTatggtttctctggacggctcgTAACGATGCGAAACACCGTCATTTGCACATTTCCGCGGAGACTGTTaagtctcagattttgtcttatttGCGCCTCGCTCACGCTGCGTCTACTGTTAAGCCCATGCACTGGCGGGGTGTTTTGCAGGCTGCGAGGGCTATGGGGATTTTTGTTCAGTTGCGTAGGGCTCGTAAACTGACGATTGTTCGTTGGTTGCGGCCGCCGTTCGGGTGTTTTAAATTGAATGtagatgggagttcgagaggtAGTCCTGGGGACTCTACTGTTGGTGGGGTTGTTCGTGACTCTTCTGGGCATGTG ACACTTGCACATGATGTGTGTATTCTTGTTTGTTCTGAGTGGGTCTCTGCCCTATTTCTGTTGGTGCTTTCCTTTGGCACATTCATGGTTCCTGGAGGGCGTTTACTGCTGGTTCTCCTTGGCCGCCGTATCAGTTATTGTAGAGGTGTTTGCTGGATGTCATGGTGGATTCATGGGGTGCTTTCTAAAGGATCCTCTGCTTCTTATGACATGTTCGTCAGACTCCTACTTCATGGGATCGAGATCTCTGCTCTTTTGATTCAGATGCTAGATATCTTTTGTTCTGGCGGGATTGCGATCTATATATTACTCTGTGATCGCCATTATTGGACTCTCCAGGATGATAGCTCCGGGATGAGAGCTTTTGCATGGACTCTGCGATCATCTCGCCATTATCATTTTGTCTTCCTCAGCATGCGGTTCATAGCGCTTCTCCTTTTTGATTAG